In Flagellatimonas centrodinii, a single window of DNA contains:
- the glpK gene encoding glycerol kinase GlpK — translation MTALVAIDQGTTSTRTIVFARDGGSLGSHQVELPQHYPQSGWVEHDAAEIWQHTQRCLRAAIADAGMTAADITAIGITNQRETTVVWDRASGQPIHRAIVWQDRRTSGWCAERADRSDWLAARTGLLLDPYFSATKIAWILDHVDGARARAEAGELAFGTIDSWLIWNLTGGRVHVTDATNACRTALFNLDTQDWDDELLEFFGVPRALLPTVCDSASEFGVTADGVLDHPVPIRGVAGDQQAATIGQACFQPGMVKSTYGTGCFMVLNTGSERVASQNRLLTTVAYRLNGQPTFALEGSIFVAGAAVQWLRDAVHLIQNAGETERLAASVDSTNGVYLVPAFTGLGAPYWDPEARGAILGLTRDSGIAHIVRAALESVGYQTRDLMNAMREDALMPVELRVDGGMVVNDWLTQCLADVLQLPVVRPRVVETTALGAAFLAGLQSGVYASLDEIAEQWAEDRRFTPALAADRADGLYNGWLAAVARVKTAASATTQTA, via the coding sequence ATGACGGCATTGGTGGCGATCGACCAGGGCACGACCAGCACACGGACCATCGTCTTCGCCCGTGACGGCGGCAGCCTCGGCAGTCATCAGGTCGAGCTGCCGCAGCACTACCCGCAGTCCGGTTGGGTCGAGCACGATGCCGCCGAGATCTGGCAGCACACCCAGCGGTGCCTGCGCGCCGCCATTGCCGATGCCGGAATGACGGCGGCCGACATCACGGCGATCGGTATCACCAACCAGCGGGAAACCACGGTGGTCTGGGACCGCGCCAGCGGCCAGCCGATTCACCGCGCGATCGTCTGGCAGGACCGTCGCACCAGCGGCTGGTGTGCCGAGCGTGCCGATCGCAGCGATTGGCTGGCGGCGCGGACCGGTCTATTGCTCGACCCCTATTTTTCCGCCACCAAGATCGCGTGGATTCTTGATCACGTCGACGGCGCCCGCGCCCGCGCCGAGGCCGGCGAGCTGGCCTTCGGCACCATCGACAGCTGGTTGATCTGGAACCTCACCGGCGGACGTGTGCACGTCACCGACGCCACCAATGCCTGTCGCACCGCCCTGTTCAACCTCGACACCCAGGACTGGGATGACGAACTGTTGGAGTTCTTCGGCGTGCCACGCGCCCTGCTGCCGACGGTCTGCGACAGCGCCAGCGAATTCGGGGTGACGGCCGATGGGGTGCTTGACCATCCGGTCCCGATCCGCGGCGTCGCCGGTGACCAGCAGGCCGCCACCATCGGCCAGGCCTGCTTTCAGCCGGGCATGGTGAAGTCGACCTATGGCACGGGCTGTTTCATGGTGCTCAACACCGGCTCGGAGCGGGTGGCGTCGCAGAACCGCTTGCTGACCACCGTCGCCTATCGGCTCAACGGCCAGCCCACCTTCGCGCTGGAGGGCAGCATCTTCGTCGCCGGGGCGGCGGTGCAGTGGCTGCGCGATGCCGTCCACCTGATCCAGAACGCCGGCGAGACCGAGCGACTGGCGGCGTCGGTGGACAGCACCAACGGGGTGTATCTGGTGCCTGCCTTCACCGGCCTTGGTGCCCCTTACTGGGATCCCGAGGCGCGCGGCGCCATTCTCGGCCTGACCCGCGATTCCGGCATTGCCCACATCGTGCGTGCGGCGCTGGAATCGGTGGGGTATCAGACCCGCGACCTGATGAACGCCATGCGCGAGGACGCGCTGATGCCGGTGGAGCTTCGGGTCGACGGCGGCATGGTGGTCAACGACTGGCTCACCCAATGCCTGGCCGATGTGCTGCAGCTGCCGGTGGTGCGGCCGCGGGTGGTGGAGACCACCGCGCTGGGCGCTGCATTTCTCGCGGGTCTGCAGTCGGGCGTGTACGCCTCGCTGGACGAAATCGCCGAGCAGTGGGCGGAGGACCGGCGCTTCACGCCGGCACTGGCAGCCGACCGGGCCGATGGACTCTACAACGGCTGGCTGGCGGCGGTGGCACGGGTGAAGACGGCAGCGAGTGCGACCACTCAGACGGCGTAA
- a CDS encoding CPXCG motif-containing cysteine-rich protein, with protein MLETALITCPCCWESIEIDLDLSGGTATYTEDCQVCCRPILVMLRVADDGEQFTVDVRAENE; from the coding sequence ATGCTCGAAACCGCACTGATCACCTGCCCGTGCTGCTGGGAATCGATCGAGATCGACCTCGACCTCTCGGGCGGCACGGCCACCTACACCGAGGACTGCCAGGTCTGTTGCCGACCGATCCTGGTGATGCTGCGGGTGGCCGACGACGGCGAACAGTTCACGGTCGACGTCCGCGCCGAGAACGAGTGA
- the rdgB gene encoding RdgB/HAM1 family non-canonical purine NTP pyrophosphatase — MNSIPPRLVLASQNPKKAAELSALLAPLGSQVVPLSAFTDVAPEENAPTFIENALIKARHAARVSGLPALADDSGLEVAALGGAPGVRSARYAGEAADDDANNRKLLEALADIPLGQRQARFVCALVCLRHADDPVPWLALGAWPGEILTAPRGTAGFGYDPLFFDPQLGRCAAELTADEKGRVSHRGRALRQLLAQWTADHA; from the coding sequence ATGAACAGCATCCCGCCGCGACTGGTGCTGGCCTCGCAGAATCCGAAAAAGGCCGCGGAGCTGAGTGCGCTGTTGGCGCCCCTGGGGAGCCAGGTGGTACCGCTGTCGGCGTTCACCGATGTGGCCCCTGAAGAGAATGCCCCGACGTTCATCGAGAATGCCCTGATCAAGGCCCGTCATGCCGCGCGGGTCAGTGGGCTGCCGGCGCTGGCCGATGACTCCGGGCTGGAGGTGGCGGCACTGGGTGGCGCCCCGGGCGTGCGGTCGGCACGCTACGCCGGCGAGGCTGCCGACGATGACGCCAACAACCGCAAGCTGCTTGAGGCGCTCGCCGACATCCCGCTCGGCCAGCGGCAGGCCCGCTTCGTCTGCGCCCTGGTGTGCCTTCGGCATGCCGATGATCCGGTGCCCTGGCTGGCGCTGGGCGCCTGGCCCGGCGAAATTCTGACGGCACCCCGCGGGACGGCCGGCTTCGGCTACGACCCGCTGTTCTTCGACCCGCAGCTGGGCCGGTGTGCCGCCGAACTGACCGCGGACGAGAAAGGTCGCGTCAGCCACCGCGGCCGGGCGCTCCGCCAGTTGTTGGCGCAGTGGACCGCGGACCATGCCTGA
- a CDS encoding RNA polymerase sigma factor, which yields MSDPRATHRAIEAIWRIESAKVIATLTRLVRDVGLAEELAQDALVAALEQWPAEGVPDRPAAWWVTTAKRRGIDRIRHEQMQARKHAMLGHDLIEEVSTMPDFDAAVEDDIGDDLLRLIFIACHPVLSTDARLALTLKLLGGLSTDEIARAFLLPEPTIAQRIVRAKRTLTAAQVPFEVPQGAQREQRLASVLEVIYLLFNEGYAATSGDDWMRPDLCAEAQRLGRVLAGLAPDESEVLGLLALMELQASRTRARTTADGQPVLLPDQDRGRWDPLLIRLGLQALARAERLGGALGPYALQAAIAACHARARRAEDTDWARITALYDALMTVAPTPVVALNRAVAVAMAFGPEAGLALTDALRDEPALRHYHLLPAVRGDLLFRLGQRAAARQAFLDAAALTRNRREQDLMLARAAGCDP from the coding sequence ATGAGTGATCCCCGCGCCACCCACCGCGCGATCGAGGCAATCTGGCGCATCGAATCGGCCAAGGTCATCGCCACGCTCACCCGGCTGGTGCGCGATGTCGGGCTGGCCGAGGAACTGGCGCAGGATGCCCTAGTGGCAGCGCTGGAACAATGGCCGGCCGAGGGCGTGCCGGACCGGCCGGCGGCCTGGTGGGTGACCACCGCCAAACGCCGCGGCATCGACCGCATCCGCCATGAGCAGATGCAGGCGCGCAAACACGCCATGCTGGGCCATGACCTGATCGAGGAGGTCAGCACCATGCCGGACTTCGACGCCGCGGTGGAGGACGACATCGGCGATGACCTGCTGCGATTGATCTTCATCGCCTGTCACCCGGTGCTGTCCACCGATGCCCGCCTGGCGCTCACACTCAAGCTGCTGGGCGGGCTCAGCACCGACGAGATCGCCCGTGCCTTTCTGTTGCCGGAGCCCACCATCGCCCAGCGCATCGTCCGCGCAAAACGCACGCTCACGGCTGCGCAGGTGCCCTTCGAGGTGCCGCAGGGCGCGCAGCGCGAACAGCGGCTGGCCTCGGTGCTGGAAGTGATCTACCTGCTCTTCAACGAGGGCTACGCCGCCACCTCGGGTGATGACTGGATGCGTCCCGACCTGTGCGCCGAGGCGCAACGGCTGGGCCGGGTGCTGGCGGGGCTGGCACCAGACGAAAGCGAAGTCCTTGGCCTGCTCGCCCTGATGGAGCTGCAGGCCTCCCGCACCCGCGCCCGCACCACCGCCGACGGACAACCGGTGTTGTTGCCGGATCAGGATCGCGGCCGCTGGGATCCCTTGCTGATCCGGCTCGGGCTACAGGCGCTGGCGCGCGCCGAACGCCTCGGGGGTGCGCTGGGGCCCTACGCACTCCAGGCCGCCATCGCCGCCTGCCACGCGCGCGCCCGCCGCGCCGAAGACACCGACTGGGCCCGTATCACCGCGCTCTACGACGCCCTGATGACGGTGGCGCCGACGCCGGTGGTGGCGCTCAACCGGGCGGTGGCAGTGGCGATGGCCTTTGGCCCCGAAGCAGGGTTGGCACTGACCGACGCGCTGCGCGACGAACCGGCCCTGCGTCACTACCACCTGCTGCCGGCCGTGCGCGGCGACCTGCTGTTTCGGCTGGGACAGCGGGCGGCGGCGCGACAGGCTTTCCTCGATGCCGCCGCACTCACCCGCAACCGGCGGGAGCAGGACCTGATGCTGGCACGCGCCGCCGGCTGTGATCCCTGA
- a CDS encoding YciI family protein — protein sequence MAYVMLIMEPTGDRGARAPEVADARYEAMQAYTDALKQRGVLVLSQSLKSDEQGVRLKAEGGNVRLTDGPFAEAREMVGGFFLLQNVDREQALAIARDCPAVAFATVELRETGPCNES from the coding sequence ATGGCCTACGTGATGTTGATCATGGAACCCACCGGGGACCGGGGTGCCCGCGCACCCGAAGTGGCCGACGCGCGCTACGAGGCCATGCAGGCCTACACCGATGCCCTGAAGCAACGCGGCGTGCTGGTGCTCAGCCAGTCACTGAAGAGTGACGAACAGGGGGTTCGCCTCAAGGCCGAGGGTGGGAACGTCCGACTGACCGACGGCCCGTTCGCCGAGGCCCGAGAAATGGTCGGCGGCTTTTTCCTGTTGCAGAACGTCGACCGCGAGCAGGCCCTCGCGATTGCCCGCGATTGCCCGGCCGTGGCGTTTGCCACGGTGGAGTTGCGTGAGACAGGACCTTGCAACGAAAGCTGA
- a CDS encoding VOC family protein produces MSTPPFVQPYLIFDGHCADALMFYQRAVGATVGMLMRYRDAPEPPPPEQVSPGYEDKVMHAEFTIGSSTLLASDNPCHGQSRPGGGFSLSLNLATETEADACFAALSDGAEIIMPLAPTFWSPRFGMLTDRFGLGWMINVTAPATA; encoded by the coding sequence ATGTCCACGCCCCCATTTGTCCAGCCCTACCTGATCTTCGACGGCCACTGCGCCGATGCCCTGATGTTCTACCAGCGCGCGGTCGGTGCCACCGTCGGCATGTTGATGCGCTATCGCGATGCCCCGGAACCGCCACCCCCCGAGCAGGTCAGCCCTGGCTACGAAGACAAGGTGATGCACGCCGAATTCACCATCGGCAGCAGCACCCTGCTGGCCTCGGACAACCCCTGTCACGGCCAGTCACGACCGGGGGGCGGCTTCTCGTTGTCGCTCAACCTCGCCACCGAGACGGAAGCCGACGCGTGCTTCGCGGCGTTGTCCGACGGGGCAGAAATCATCATGCCGCTGGCGCCTACTTTCTGGTCGCCGCGATTCGGCATGCTCACCGACCGTTTTGGCCTGGGCTGGATGATCAACGTCACCGCGCCCGCCACCGCCTGA
- a CDS encoding ABC transporter transmembrane domain-containing protein, which produces MTEPSDTPPATKRLASLRGLWPFLFPYRRMVALAFLLLCLAAAATLAVPAAIADLIDHGFAGGSGVHRHFIALFLLALLSALLVAGRYYTVSWIGERITADLRNAIYRRMLAQPPGYFETTRTGEVLSRLTTDTTLVQTVVGSSISMGLRSAFQSAGGLVMLAVTSFKLFIITVGLLLLLIVPVILAGRAVRSLSRASQDRIADTSALAGEILNAIPTVQANTQEPNEAARFGSAVERSFTTAMRRTRVRAGLTAGVIAGAFGAIVFVLWLGAQAVIAGTMSAGELAAFVLYALFTAGGLGVIAEVWGEVMRAAGATERLMELLAAEPAIVAPVAPARLPATRQAHLQLHAVQFRYPSRPLTPALDGLTLDIAEGETVALVGPSGAGKTTLFQLLLRFHDVDAGSIRFNGIDLRDLDPADLRAHIGIVPQDPVIFSADALDNIRYGNATADDDAVMAAARAALADGFIRALPDGYRTFLGERGLRLSGGQRQRIAIARAILRNPPLLLLDEATSALDAESEVMVQQGLSAAMRGRTTLVIAHRLSTVQRADRIVVLEQGRIVEQGPPQTLLQQGGLYARLARLQLVA; this is translated from the coding sequence ATGACCGAACCCTCTGATACGCCCCCGGCGACCAAGCGCCTGGCGTCACTGCGTGGCCTGTGGCCTTTCCTGTTCCCCTATCGTCGGATGGTGGCGCTGGCCTTCCTGCTGCTGTGCCTGGCGGCCGCGGCAACGCTGGCGGTGCCCGCGGCCATCGCCGACCTGATCGATCATGGCTTCGCTGGCGGCAGCGGGGTGCACCGGCACTTCATCGCCCTGTTCCTGCTGGCCCTGCTGAGTGCCCTGCTGGTGGCCGGGCGCTATTACACGGTGAGCTGGATTGGCGAGCGCATCACCGCCGACCTCCGCAACGCCATCTACCGACGCATGTTGGCGCAACCCCCTGGCTACTTCGAGACCACCCGTACCGGCGAGGTGCTGTCACGCCTCACCACCGATACAACGCTGGTGCAGACCGTGGTGGGCTCGTCGATCTCCATGGGCCTGCGCAGTGCCTTCCAGTCGGCGGGCGGCCTGGTGATGTTGGCCGTCACCAGCTTCAAGCTGTTCATCATCACGGTGGGGCTGCTGCTGCTGTTGATCGTGCCGGTGATCCTCGCCGGACGGGCGGTGCGCTCGCTGTCGCGGGCATCGCAGGACCGCATTGCCGACACCTCGGCACTGGCGGGCGAGATTCTCAACGCCATCCCCACGGTGCAGGCCAATACCCAGGAGCCCAACGAAGCCGCCCGTTTCGGCTCGGCGGTGGAGCGCAGTTTCACCACCGCCATGCGCCGCACCCGGGTGCGCGCCGGGCTCACCGCCGGGGTGATCGCGGGGGCCTTCGGGGCCATCGTCTTCGTGCTGTGGCTGGGCGCACAGGCGGTGATCGCCGGCACCATGTCGGCCGGCGAGCTGGCCGCCTTCGTGCTCTACGCGCTGTTCACCGCGGGGGGCCTCGGGGTCATCGCCGAAGTGTGGGGGGAAGTGATGCGCGCCGCCGGTGCCACCGAACGACTGATGGAGCTGCTGGCCGCAGAACCGGCCATCGTTGCGCCGGTCGCGCCGGCCCGGCTGCCGGCCACCCGGCAGGCGCACCTGCAGTTGCATGCGGTGCAGTTCCGCTACCCCTCACGTCCACTGACCCCAGCGCTCGACGGCCTGACCCTCGACATCGCCGAAGGCGAAACGGTCGCGCTGGTGGGCCCCAGCGGTGCCGGCAAGACGACGCTGTTCCAACTGCTGCTGCGGTTTCACGATGTCGATGCCGGATCGATCCGCTTCAATGGCATCGACCTGCGCGACCTCGATCCGGCTGACCTGCGCGCGCACATCGGCATCGTGCCGCAGGACCCGGTGATCTTCAGCGCCGATGCCCTCGACAATATCCGCTACGGCAACGCCACCGCCGATGACGATGCAGTGATGGCCGCCGCCCGCGCCGCACTGGCGGACGGTTTCATCCGCGCCCTGCCGGACGGTTATCGGACTTTCCTCGGCGAACGCGGCCTGCGCCTTTCCGGCGGCCAGCGGCAACGCATTGCGATTGCCCGCGCCATTCTCCGCAACCCGCCGCTGCTGCTGCTCGACGAGGCCACCAGCGCGCTCGATGCCGAGAGCGAAGTGATGGTTCAGCAGGGGCTGAGTGCGGCCATGCGCGGACGCACCACCTTGGTGATTGCCCACCGGCTGTCCACCGTGCAGCGGGCCGACCGCATCGTGGTGCTGGAACAGGGACGTATTGTCGAGCAGGGCCCGCCGCAGACGCTGTTGCAGCAGGGCGGGCTTTACGCACGACTGGCGCGGTTACAACTGGTGGCCTGA
- a CDS encoding YciI family protein — protein MRFMMLMIPGGYESAPADAVPDARAVEAMMRYNTALQEAGVLLALDGLHPPAAGARVRFSAGRATVTDGPFPEAKEVLGGYWMIEVASREEAIEWATRCPAGDNEIIEVRQVQAMEDFPEDVQRAAAGFEEMQRRQ, from the coding sequence ATGCGATTCATGATGCTGATGATTCCCGGCGGCTACGAATCCGCCCCTGCCGATGCCGTACCGGATGCCAGGGCGGTGGAGGCGATGATGCGATACAACACCGCACTGCAGGAGGCGGGCGTCTTGCTGGCACTGGACGGTCTCCACCCGCCCGCCGCCGGTGCGCGCGTGCGCTTCAGCGCGGGCCGGGCGACCGTCACCGATGGCCCGTTTCCCGAAGCCAAGGAGGTGCTGGGCGGCTATTGGATGATTGAAGTGGCGTCGCGTGAGGAGGCCATTGAATGGGCCACACGCTGCCCGGCCGGCGACAACGAGATCATCGAGGTGCGACAGGTGCAGGCCATGGAGGACTTCCCCGAGGACGTACAGCGGGCCGCCGCCGGCTTCGAGGAGATGCAGCGCCGCCAATGA
- a CDS encoding DUF3228 family protein has translation MSILLTPFARRRLFPTVSRRNTVQGCTPEAFERHLNTQPPDRVLDGYAPFCKLHVHANWTQTRCLTIPVTDDNRHLLRSGYEARSDDELPVLVRWFEGLQAPVADWLVVILYSREQMAREGSPVDADWGVVGCLATATPEEIPMAPITMMRNALGVDEGGSGVPLDRDAYRRSVAFWSRNANWRG, from the coding sequence GTGTCGATTCTGCTCACCCCGTTTGCCCGTCGCCGCCTGTTTCCCACCGTCAGTCGCCGCAACACCGTCCAGGGCTGCACCCCGGAGGCGTTCGAGCGACACCTGAACACCCAGCCCCCGGACCGCGTGCTCGACGGCTATGCGCCGTTCTGCAAGCTTCACGTCCACGCCAATTGGACCCAGACCCGCTGCCTCACCATTCCGGTGACCGACGACAATCGACACCTGCTGCGAAGCGGTTATGAGGCGCGCAGCGACGATGAGCTGCCGGTTCTGGTGCGCTGGTTCGAAGGGTTGCAGGCACCCGTGGCGGACTGGCTGGTGGTGATCCTCTACAGCCGTGAACAGATGGCCCGCGAAGGGAGCCCGGTGGACGCCGACTGGGGGGTCGTGGGCTGTCTGGCCACCGCCACGCCGGAGGAGATCCCGATGGCGCCGATCACCATGATGCGCAACGCGCTGGGGGTGGACGAAGGCGGTTCCGGGGTGCCGCTTGACCGTGACGCCTATCGTCGGAGTGTGGCGTTCTGGTCGCGGAACGCCAACTGGCGGGGGTAG
- the hemW gene encoding radical SAM family heme chaperone HemW → MPEALALYVHFPWCVRKCPYCDFNSHARTDAIPEQAYVDALLRDLALELRDAPARAFTSLFLGGGTPSLFSGTAMQRLLAGIHQLRPWVADAEITLEANPGTIDEAHFRDYRRAGINRLSIGVQSFNPAHLTRLGRIHSGADAERAVETAGNAGFDNFNLDLMFGLPAQTPAEAEADLARALALAPQHLSYYQLTLEPNTAFAAAPPTLPDDDTVADMQLQGQATLAAAGFQQYEVSAYARDGRRSRHNETYWTFGDYLGIGAGAHGKLTTADGVIRRARHKLPKTYLRHAGSAEALQEDRRVPTADLPFEFMLNALRRVDGFAPEDFERATGLSFTVLMSGLERARAQGLLADDPERVRASKRGYRYLNRLVGLFLT, encoded by the coding sequence ATGCCTGAGGCGCTGGCCCTCTACGTTCACTTCCCCTGGTGTGTGCGCAAATGTCCCTACTGCGACTTCAACTCGCACGCGCGGACCGATGCCATCCCCGAACAGGCCTATGTCGACGCCCTGCTGCGTGACCTCGCGTTGGAACTTCGCGATGCCCCGGCCCGCGCCTTCACCAGCCTGTTTCTCGGCGGCGGCACCCCCAGTCTGTTTTCGGGTACCGCCATGCAGCGGCTGCTGGCCGGGATTCATCAGCTACGCCCCTGGGTCGCCGACGCTGAGATCACCCTGGAGGCCAACCCCGGCACCATCGATGAGGCGCATTTCCGCGACTACCGCCGCGCCGGCATCAACCGGCTGTCGATCGGCGTGCAGAGCTTCAACCCGGCTCACCTGACCCGGCTCGGCCGCATCCACAGCGGCGCCGATGCCGAGCGCGCGGTGGAGACTGCCGGCAACGCCGGCTTCGACAACTTCAACCTCGACCTGATGTTCGGCCTGCCGGCGCAGACCCCCGCCGAGGCCGAGGCCGACCTGGCGCGCGCCCTGGCACTGGCACCGCAGCACCTCAGCTACTACCAGCTGACGCTGGAGCCCAACACCGCCTTCGCGGCGGCGCCGCCGACGCTGCCGGATGACGACACGGTGGCGGACATGCAGCTGCAGGGCCAGGCGACACTGGCGGCTGCCGGCTTCCAGCAATATGAGGTGTCCGCCTATGCCCGGGACGGCCGCCGCAGCCGCCACAACGAGACCTACTGGACCTTTGGCGACTATCTCGGCATCGGTGCCGGCGCGCACGGCAAGCTGACAACGGCGGACGGGGTGATCCGGCGCGCCCGCCACAAGCTGCCGAAAACCTACCTCCGGCATGCCGGATCGGCCGAGGCCCTGCAGGAAGATCGACGGGTGCCGACCGCCGACCTTCCGTTCGAGTTCATGCTCAATGCCCTGCGCCGGGTCGACGGCTTTGCGCCAGAAGATTTCGAGCGCGCCACCGGTCTGTCGTTTACGGTGCTGATGTCGGGGCTGGAGCGCGCGCGCGCGCAAGGCCTGCTCGCCGACGACCCCGAACGGGTCCGGGCCAGCAAACGCGGCTATCGCTATCTCAATCGGCTGGTGGGTTTGTTTCTCACCTGA
- a CDS encoding malate dehydrogenase encodes MKKPVRVAITGAAGQIAYSLIFRVASGDMLGKDQPVILQLLDIPEGLEKLKGTVMEVDDCAFPLVKEIVATADPMEAFDGTDYALLVGARPRGPGMERKDLLTANAAIFSVQGKALDAKASRDVRVLVVGNPANTNSLIAASNAKSLDPKQFTAMMRLDHNRAMSQLAAKTGAHSGDVEKLIVWGNHSATQVPDITHATVGGKAATGLVDESWLTGDFIPTVQQRGAAIIKARGASSAASAASAAVDHMRDWALGTHGQWVTMGIPSDGSYGIAPGIQFGYPVTCANGQYEIVQGLDVPDSVRTRINATEQELREERAAIEELLK; translated from the coding sequence ATGAAGAAGCCCGTCCGCGTCGCCATCACCGGCGCAGCTGGTCAGATTGCCTACTCGCTGATTTTCCGCGTCGCTTCCGGCGACATGCTCGGCAAGGACCAACCGGTCATTCTGCAGCTGCTCGACATCCCCGAGGGCCTTGAGAAGCTCAAGGGCACAGTGATGGAAGTGGACGACTGTGCCTTCCCGCTGGTGAAGGAAATCGTCGCCACTGCCGACCCGATGGAAGCCTTCGACGGCACCGACTACGCGCTGCTGGTGGGTGCCCGTCCGCGTGGACCTGGCATGGAACGCAAGGACCTGCTGACCGCCAACGCCGCCATCTTCTCGGTGCAGGGCAAGGCACTCGACGCCAAGGCCAGCCGTGATGTCCGCGTGCTGGTGGTGGGCAACCCCGCCAACACCAACTCGCTGATCGCCGCCAGCAACGCCAAGAGCCTCGATCCCAAGCAGTTCACCGCAATGATGCGGCTCGACCACAACCGCGCCATGAGCCAGCTTGCCGCCAAGACCGGTGCGCATTCCGGCGATGTCGAAAAGTTGATCGTCTGGGGCAACCACTCCGCCACCCAGGTGCCGGACATCACCCACGCCACCGTCGGCGGCAAGGCCGCCACCGGACTGGTGGACGAAAGCTGGCTGACCGGCGACTTCATCCCCACCGTGCAGCAGCGTGGCGCCGCCATCATCAAGGCGCGCGGTGCCTCGTCCGCCGCCTCTGCCGCCTCCGCCGCAGTCGACCACATGCGTGACTGGGCGCTGGGCACCCATGGCCAGTGGGTGACCATGGGCATTCCTTCGGATGGCAGCTACGGCATCGCCCCCGGCATCCAGTTCGGCTACCCGGTGACCTGCGCCAACGGCCAGTACGAAATCGTCCAGGGGCTGGACGTGCCGGATAGCGTGCGGACCCGCATCAACGCCACCGAGCAGGAACTGCGCGAGGAACGGGCAGCCATCGAAGAGCTGCTCAAGTAG
- a CDS encoding CobW family GTP-binding protein — MTAAGPLPVAVLTGFLGAGKTTLLNFLLRHPQMTGTAVVINEYGDVGLDHHLVQTAPEHVELIEGGCLCCTVRGRLAGALDQLQVRSRNGELPAIRRVIIETTGLAEPGPIVRELTGAPELTTAFRLSGVTTVVAAAELAATLDRQAIARAQVAGADQLLISKADLLEAADLPTLETHLRRLNPDAPITTLRRGSARPEHLFETRPTAPAPSLQRWFEAAAPVTFAPVSDDVRAPAADAIDSFSVVVETPLPEWRLFGWLSFLRSLSGPDLLRVKGLVNVEGQSGPLELHGVQSAFHPPVQHDRWPGADQRTRLVFITQGWGRETVRSTLNYLLAEAPP, encoded by the coding sequence ATGACCGCTGCCGGGCCGCTGCCGGTCGCCGTGCTCACCGGCTTTCTCGGTGCCGGCAAGACCACCCTGCTCAATTTTCTGCTGCGGCATCCGCAGATGACCGGCACCGCGGTGGTCATCAACGAATACGGCGATGTCGGTCTCGATCATCATCTGGTGCAGACCGCGCCCGAACATGTCGAGCTGATCGAGGGCGGCTGCCTGTGCTGCACCGTCCGCGGCCGCCTCGCCGGCGCGCTGGATCAACTGCAGGTCCGCAGCCGCAACGGCGAGCTGCCCGCCATTCGGCGGGTCATCATCGAAACTACCGGGCTGGCCGAACCGGGGCCCATCGTCCGCGAACTGACCGGCGCGCCGGAATTGACGACCGCGTTCCGGCTGTCGGGCGTGACCACCGTGGTCGCCGCCGCCGAACTGGCAGCGACTCTCGATCGCCAGGCGATCGCCCGCGCTCAGGTTGCCGGCGCCGACCAGCTGCTGATCAGCAAGGCCGATCTGCTCGAGGCCGCCGACCTGCCGACCCTGGAAACCCACCTGCGCAGGCTCAATCCCGACGCCCCGATCACCACGCTGCGCCGCGGCAGCGCCCGACCCGAACATCTGTTCGAAACCCGCCCGACTGCGCCAGCTCCGAGCCTGCAGCGCTGGTTCGAGGCGGCCGCGCCGGTGACCTTTGCGCCGGTGTCCGACGATGTCCGTGCGCCCGCGGCGGATGCCATCGACAGCTTCAGCGTGGTGGTCGAGACCCCGCTGCCGGAATGGCGCCTGTTCGGCTGGCTGTCGTTCCTGCGCAGCCTGTCCGGTCCCGACCTGCTGCGCGTCAAGGGTCTGGTGAACGTCGAAGGCCAATCCGGGCCGCTGGAGCTGCACGGCGTGCAGAGCGCGTTCCACCCGCCCGTGCAACATGATCGCTGGCCCGGTGCCGACCAGCGGACCCGCCTCGTCTTCATCACCCAGGGCTGGGGCCGGGAAACCGTCCGCAGCACCCTCAACTACCTGCTGGCGGAGGCGCCCCCATGA